In Methanocella paludicola SANAE, the sequence TCCTGATGTATACGCCCACCTACGACGATCGCGTGCGGACTTTTGGCACTTGCCCCCACGGGTTCGTCGTGCAGGACACCTACGAATCCGGCGTCGGCGCTATTGGCCATTCCCAGCGCAACTGCCGCTCGAACAACACGAATTTCGCTTTTCTCACAAAGATAGGGCTTACCGAGCCATTAGAGAATACGAACGAGTACGGTAACACGATCGCTGAGCAGGCGAAGACCATCGGGGGCGGCAAGCCGCTCCTGCAGCGTTTAGGGGATTTGAAGAAGGGCCGGCGGTCCACCTGGGAACGCCTCAAGCGGAGCTACGTGGAGCCCACGCTCAGATTCGTAACGCCAGGCGACATATCAATGGCTTTGCCACACCGCGTCGTCACCGACATCCTGGAGGGCCTTAACATGCTTGACCGGGTCATACCTGGTGTTGCGGCGGACTCTACGCTGCTCTATGCCCCTGAGATCAAGTTCGCGGCGGTCAGGCCCGAGACGAGGGACCACTTCGAGACCGCGGTCATCGACAACCTCTACGTCTGCGGCGACGGCGCAGGCGTCACCAGAGGCATCGTGCCCGCAGCGGCCATGGGCATAGAATGCGCCGAAGGCATCATCGAAAAAATAGAAAAATGACTCATCCTCGGTTTTGGGGTAAACATTTTCTATCCTTTTCCCGTTATGCCGTCGTTGAGTGTCCTTTTCGCTGATGCGAATTCGAGCAACCACAGGGGCGCAGAGCGCACGGGAGTTTCACAGAGTTTTTCTTAATAATTTGAGACTCAGAGGGCACGGAGCCCGGTTTATTGACTTACCCGGGGCACAGAGATTATAGAGGCAGGGTTGACCAATAAACAACTATCTGGTTTATCCTCGGCAGTGCCTCGTTAAACTCAGTGCCTCAGGTAAGTATAAACCCGTCCTCCGTGCGCTCTGAGCCTCCATCTATAAAAAACTCCGTGAAACCCTGCGCTCTCCGTGCCTCTGTGGTTGGACCACTCCGAGACAGCATAGCGGAAAAACGAGTAGGGGCATTGGCTAAAGAAATTTATCATCCCAAAAATGCATAAGAACCAGAAAAATAAGCCTCATGACGCCGCTTCAGGCAAAGGCGCCAGATCCTCCGGGCCCAGCATGTCTACGATAGCATCGACCTTATCCTCGGGCAGGTCAAGGTCCACCTTGTTCAGCGCGATGCCGATGAGACCGCATGACCGCCTCAGCTCTTCCCCGGAATGATATTTCAGCGCCAGCTCCACGACCTTCGGGACGGGCACTTTCTGGGCGAGAGCACATATCGCGCAAATAAGATCGAAATCCTGGGCCTTCTGCATGTCTGCCTCCTGTATCTTAAGGCAGTCTACGACGACCAGGCAGCGCCCGTCGAATAAAAAGTTATCCAGCTTCACATCGCCGTGGAACACTCCCTTTTCGTGCATTGTCTTCAGCGTCGCGAAGACCTGCTCGACGATGCCTTCAGACAGCTCCACCTTAGATAGGGGCTTTCCCTCGACGAACTCCATGACGAGCATGTAGTCCCCGTCGTTAAGCCTGTGCACCCCGAATACTTCGGGCACCGCAACGCCCTGGTCTTTTAGCCGCATGAGGCTGTCCCGCTCGTACTCCACCATGTCCTTCGCGTCGGCGTGCTCGTCGAAGGTCAACCCGGCGCCGCTGGCCATGGCCCCCAGGTTCCTCATGAGCGTCATGTACCGGTGCTTCAGGACGCTGGCATCGTCGATGATCTTGCCCATGTACTTCCGCTCGTTTTTATCCCGGCCGATGCCCGTTACGATGACGGGGATGGACATCCAGTACGAGCCTCCGGCCAGCTCCATCCGGATCTTTTTCAGCTTATACTTTCGCCGGAACAGGTGGCTGACCTGGGCCTTCCTCACGACGGTCAGGCTATCCCGGGACGCGTCGTGGACGACGCCCGACATCAGGCGCCTGAAGTTGAGGTAGAAAATACCATCGACAGCCCTTAATATGACATAGCCTGCGCCCACCAGTAGAACGATCAGCCAGACCATGAACCGGTTATATAGCAGCGTATAGGCAAGTCCCTTTGAGCGCTTCAACATACGGTACCCGGGGTAGTATTAGCATGGCAGCTATAAAAAAATTAACGGCGGTAATGAAAAAAAAGGTTTAAAACTTAAGCTTCTTGAACTCCTCGATATCGTAAGCCAGCCTGCCAAGCTCCTCGTCCGTGATCTCCACGCGGTTCTTAAGCACTCTCAGCTCGGCCGTAAGCTGCTTGATCCTCGTGTACATGATGTACATGACGGCGAAGCAGAGCACGATGCCCAGCGTCAATACCCCGATAAGAAGTTCGAACAACATTTGCTCCATATCATACGCCTCCGAATAATGACCGTGCGAGACGGTCTATGAACGTTTCCTTCTTCCCCTCTGCAGTCTCTACTGTGGCCACCTTTGTGCCGGCGATCCTCGCGGCCAGCCTCTTGAAGCCCTTCGCGGCCGGGCTGTCCGGGTACATGACGACGACCGGAGTCTTGAAGGCCGCTGCCCTGCGCACGCTGGCGTCCTCGGGGATCACTTCGAGCACTTCTGCGCCCATGATCTGCCCGATCTTCTGGCTGGTAAGCATGGTCTTTTCCGAGGACGCGCGGTTCAGCACCACGCCGCCCACGGCGCCCCCGACCATCTCGGTGAGCACTTTGATCTTGACGGAATCCGCCAGCGACGATAGCTCGGGGTTCACCACGAGCAGGACCTCGTCTGCGATGGCCAGCGGAATGACGCCGTCCTTGCTGATGCCCGCGGGAGCGTCGATCAGCACGTAGTCGGCGTCCATGACGAGCTTGCTCATGACGAACTGGAGCCGGTCAGGATCGGCGTTCTGGAAGCCCTGGAGCGATATGCCGCTCGGCACCACGCGAAGGCCGGTGGGAAGCTCATAGATCGCCTGCTGTATATCGGCCTTGCCCGCCAGGACCTCGTGCAGGGTGATCTTGCTCTTCTCCAGCCCCAGCACCAGGCCGAGGTTAGCCATTCCGATATCCGCGTCCAGAATTATCGTACGCTTGCCTAACAGCGCCAGGGCGGTTCCAAGGTTAGCCGTCGTCATGGTCTTGCCGGTACCGCCCTTTCCGGAGGCTATGGTAAATACTTTGGTCATTCACACACCCTTATGCTTGTACATTTGCCCCATTCAATGATATCAATGCTTCTTGATCATTTCCACGAGGATCATGCGCTTAATCTCCGCGCTTTCGTATACGATGCCCTCGCTCTTCTTTTGCTCGATGTAGGCCGATACCTCGCTTTCGGTCGGCCAGGGCATGCGCCCGAGGAAGCCCTGGATGTCGGCCATGAGCGCCGCCCTCTCCCGGCTCTTGCGCTCCTCGATGCGGGTATATACGCTTTCCAGTACGCTGCTCTCCTGAAAGTGATATCCCTTATCCCTTAAATATCTGATGAAATCCATTATATCGACGCTGGAGTAAGCCTTTCTGGCCTCGGCGAAAGCCGATATCTCGGATTCCAGCGCCTCCTGGCCCAGCTCTTTAGCGGCCGGCGCTGGCCGGATCGGGACCTTGAGGGCCTCGAACGTCTCCTGTGCGGGCAGGACCGGATTCACGATACTTATCTTAGGACCGGGCTCCGCCTGTGCCACGGCCGCCTGCGCTACCGTCGCCTTGGGCGGCGCGCTCTTGCCCATCGCGATGCGGATCCGCCGCGCCTCGTTGATGAGGTCCTGCACGTCGCTCGCTTCCGTTTCCAGGTACTTCGCCAGGTTATCCTTATACGATAGGCCGCTTTCCGGCTCCGCCTTTTTTGTGTGCGTTTCTATTGCCGGCGCTTTTTTATTCTCCTCGTCTTCCGTCTCGACGTACTTGGCCAGGACGCTGTCGGCGATCGCGGACGCCTGCTCTTCGGGGAACACGTCCAGCATGATGTTCATGAGCCGCGGCAGGTCGAGCGAGCCGTCGGAGCGTAAGATCTCCCGTGCAGCGTTGCCGTGGCCGGCCCTGTTGAACCGGGCGATGCCTTCGTTCCCGGCGACGAGCAGGATGGCGTTCTGGAGTATCGTCGATATGTCACGCATTCGTGCACCTTTAGGTCCGTTTTTTCTTTTCAGGTATGACTTTGAGATGGGACAGCTCGAGCCGCTTCAGGAGGTCGTCCACGTTGCCCACGAACTCCTTTTCGACCTTCCGGACAAAATCGGCGTCGTCATCGATGTCGCCCTTGAGGGCCCCCGTGGACTTCGACTCCGGGGCCGGAGTGCCCATGCTTTCGGCATTCACTCCCCTGTCGAATAAGGCCTTTGCGGATATGCCGGGCACCTGCTTTGGCGAGGCGTCGAACCGGTGTGTCTCCATCGGCCCCGGCTGCTCCGGCGGGTAGATGACGGTGCCGTGCGCCATCGTCTCCGTCCTCACGATAGGCTCCGGCTTTGTCAGCGGAACATATGGCTTTGAGTCCGGCCTGAGCACCTGCATCGGCTTCTGCTCCTCAGCAGATTTCTGCTCCGACGCAGCCTTCGGCGTTTCCTTTTCAGGCTCGCCGGACAGCGCGATGTGCGGGTACATCCGGATGATGGAATGTATGATCGCCTCGCCGACGCGGTAGAACTCCGTCACGCCGCTCTCGTGCAGCACTTTCGCAAGGAACGCGTCGCCCGAGCCGGCTGACGAGTAGGCCGCGACGGGCTTTCCGTTCAGCAGGAGCAGGTGGTACTCAGAAAAGCCCGCGCCGTCCTGCTTTATCAATACCGAGTGGCCGGTCTCGTCCTTCCTCGACTCGATATACGACCGTAGGCTGACGGCGTTCTCAGACTTTACGAACGAGCCCCTGACCTCGGGCATTCCCGCCGGCTTTTCCCTGGGAGGGCTCTGCCTCTGCACCGGCATCGGCTTTGGCTCCGGGGGCTTAGGCGCCTCTACGGGCTTCGGGGCGGGCTTCGGGCGGACCAGGAGGTCCCTGCCGAAGTCCATGGCCAGCCGCAGCTGGCCGTCGTTCAGCGAAAAAAGCTCGATGAACGTATCGTCTTCGGATGCGATGGACGCTATGGCCTTCTGCTCACCGTCGGGGCGGTCGGACTTGCCGTCGGAGGTATACGCGATGACGGGCTTTCCGGACCCGTATACGATGACGCCCTCGGCAAAGGCGCCCCGGAATTGCGAAGCCCGCATGAAGCCGGTGAACGAGTCCTTTTGCAGGGCTATGTTCAGCTCGGACAGGGGCATCGGCCCCTTAAAGCTCCTTACCAGCGTGCCGTGCGGAAGCTCCATCATTGTTCCCTCATGTTATTCTGCGCGTTCCGGATGCTCAGCCGTACCAGGCCCAGGTTCGCGTCGGCCGAGGTCAGCACGCACAGGAACATGTCGTTCAGGGGCGCGATGACCACCTTGTTCGACGGTGTCTCGAGGATGATCTGGTCGGCGCTGCCGAGCTGCAGCTCGCCGGCGATGCGGGCGCCGCTGCGCACCATGTCCTCGGTGGCCACGGCGATGTGCTCGAAGTCCACCTGCTGGCCCTGCTGGTAGATGGGCAGGCCGTCGACGACCAGCGCCGCGGCGATGACGCCCGGAAGCTGTATCACCGTGGCCAGCAGCACGTCATACGGGATCTTCCTGGGCTCCGGAGCGGCCGGCGCCTCTGCTTCCCAGGTATTCGCCTCGGGCGCATTCGACATGCCGCCGATGATCGAGTCCGGATAGCCCGCGAAGACCTGCGCCTTCTCTCCTTCGCCGTAGGCGAAAACCTTGAGCTCCGGCGCCTTGAGCGCCATCATGCGGTCCAGCGCGTTCATCTGGTACAGCACGATGCCCATCGTGGCGAATGCGGAGGCCAGCACGTTGCCGTCATCTACGATGATGAAGCCTTCGCTTGCCATGCCGTTCTCGCCCTGTCTTATCGAGATGCATCCCCGGAAGTCGTGCCCGTACTCCTTTAGTGCCTCGGGCACGGGCTTCACCGTCTCCGCTATGAGCTTACCGTCGGGTATTTTCACGTATTATGCCCTTCTTATGTCTTTTATAGCGCCGCAGCTATCCGGTCCTTGTTCTTCTTCACCTCGTACCTGATGCGGCCGATGTTGGCGCCGTGCTCTGCCACGATGGCCAGGATCTCGTTCTGGCTGACCACGGAGAGCATGATCGGGCCCTTTTCCAGCTCGACCAGCACCTGCTCGAAGTTGCCCTTGCCCAGCTCGATGCCCATTGCCTCTGACGTACCGACGCTCGTCGAAGCCATCGCACCGAGCGCGTCCATGTCCACCTGGATATTCGCCACGTGCTCGATGATGAAGCCGTCACGGCCCACGATCGCCGCAGCGTTTACCCCCTCGACCTTTGCCAGGTCGCCCAAAATCCTCTTTAACATTTTGTTACCTCGCGAATGACATTACCCTCTGAGTCGACGACCGTAAGCTGGACCGGCATGCGCCCGATCGCGTGCGTGGCACACGAGACGCACGGGTCATAGGCCCTTACCACCATCTCGATGCGGTTCAAGGTGCCCTCGCTCACGTTATCGCCGTGTATGAGCTTCTGAGATGACTGCAGGACTGCCCGGTCGATGGCCCGGTTGTTGTGGCCCGTCGCCACGATCAGGTTCGCCTTCGTGATGAAACCCTTATCGTTGACCGTATAGTCGTGGATGAGCGTGCCGCGGGTCGCCTCGACGACGCCGATGCCCCGGGTATTCTTCACGCCCGTGACGGCGGTGCGCACGTTCTTATCCGTTATAGCGGAGTCCTGGAGCAGCGAGAGCGCCGTCTCGCTCGCCGCCATGTACTCGATGGTGCGGGCGGCGTGGTAGAGCAGCGACTGCTGCGGCACGCGGCCGTACTTCGCCCGGAACTCGGCCAGCATTTTGTCAGCTTCCGGCGTACCGATGGAGTCGACGATGTTCACCCTGGCCAGGGGGCCGACGCGGTAAAAGCCGTTGCCCTTCTTGAGCTTCGTGAACTTCATGTACGAGTACGGCTCTGCCGTCTCCTCGATGTAGCTGAGGTAGTCCTTGCCCGGGAAGTCGGCCAGCTGCACTCCGCCGGAATCAATGGCACGAACGTTGCCGTCGTAGAACTCGAGCTTGCCGTTCCTGGTCAGGCCCACGAAGTCGGACTGCACGAGGCCTACGCTGTTGACCAGATCGGCGTACTTGTCCATCATCTTCATGACCACAGGCCAGGAGATCCTCGCGATCTCCACGGAGCGCTTTGCCATGGCCTCCAGCTCAGCCCTCTTCTCGTTCGCGAGGGCGAACGACATGCCGCCGGGCACTGCCGACACAGGGTGGATGGGCTTGCCGCCGGTCTCCTCGGTGATGCGCTGGCCGATCTTGCGGCCCTCGATGGCCATCTTTGCCAGCTCCGGGTTGGCCTGGACCAGCCCGACGACGTTGCGGAGCGCGGGGTTGTAGTCCGGGCCCAGTATGTAGTCCGGCAGAGCGAGTAAGAATAAGTGCAGCGCGTGGGAGTGGATGAACTGCCCCATGTCGAGGAGCCTTCGGAGCTTGAGGGCCGTCTCGGGCACCTGCGCGCCGAATATCTCGTCGACCGCCTTGGCCGAAGCCAGGTGGTGGACCGTCGGGCAGATACCGCAGATGCGGGGCGTGATGCGCGGGGCTTCCTCGACCGCCGCGCCCTCCAGGAACTTCTCGAAGCCCCTGAGCTCGGTCGCGTGGAAGTGGGCGTCCGCCACTTCGCCCTTATCGTCTAAGTTGATCGTGACGCTGGCGTGGCCCTCGATCCGCGAAAGCGGGTGAATGGTAAGCTTCTTCATAGGTGTCTCTCCTTGATGATATCGGGTATCTTAGACACGGACTTGTTCTCCATTATCTTGCTGCCCATGACGAACGGGTATATCGTGTGGGGCACGTCGTAGAGCTCCTTCTCGATCTCCGCCTGCGGTAATTCGGTCAAATGCTGGATGCGCATGACCAGGATATTGTACAGGTCACGGCATGGCTCTCTCAGCACGTCGAGCGACGGGCCGCTGCAGCCATGGCAGGGTATGCCGTGGTGCGTGCATAGCGCGCCGCACCGGCCGAACGTGACGGAGCCCATGCATAAATAGCCCTGCCCGAGCAGGCATTTGCCCTCTTCGGGTATGCCCTCGTACCGGCGCTTGAGCTTCCAGTTCTTCACTAATTCCATGTTCCGGTCGCACTCGGCACAGACGGACTTCTTGGGCAGTTCGGGCACGTGGCCCTCGACCAGCGGCAGGAGTATCTTGCGTAAGAACGTCTCCTTGGGCGGGCAGCCGGTAATATAGTAGTCCACCTTGATGACGTCCCCCACCGCATAGCCGCGGTACAGTAACTCAGGAATGTCGTCCTTCGGTATGGTCTTGCTCGTGGTCGATACCGAATCGGTGTAGACGCTGCTCAGTATCTCGTCCCGGCTGTGGATGATCGAAAGCCCCGAGACGCCGCCGAAGCACGCGCAGGTGCCGTAGGCGATGACCGTCTTGGCCTTCTGCCTCAGCTTTTTCACCCGCTCCATGTTCTCCTTGTTGCGGATGGCGCCCCCGATGATGGCGATGTCGATGCCGTCGGGCGGCTCCTTTACGTCCATCAAAATAGGGGAGTATACGAGCTCTGCCTTGCCCAGTAATTGTAATATGTCCTCGTGCAGGTCCAGTATGGACACGTGGCATCCCGCGCAGGACGCCAGGGGTTCTGTTGCCAGCTTCAGCATCGCGATCACCTCAAAATGAGCTTTTTCAGGCACGTGTTCGGCCCGACGTGTACGATCTCGAGCTTGCCCCTCTTGCCCGTGATCTCTTCCACCGCGCCCACCATGTAGCCGTACAGGCTCTGGCACAGCGGGCCTTTCTGAGGCATGCCCTCATGGCGGAGGGTCTGCCGCACCAGGCAGTCGCGGAACACGAGATATATGAAAGTCTCGCCGTTCTCGGTAATGATATAAGAGTCCTTACCCTTCGGCTTCCACAGCTCGAAGTTGTACTGCTTGCCCAGGATCTCGGAAAGCTCGGTCAGCGCCTTTTCGACATTCTCGGTCTTCGGGAAATATTTACCGGTCTCGTGGCCCATCTTCAGCCCGGCCCGGTATACGACGGCGTTGGCGCCGCCCCTGGCGATCTCCTCCAGCGAGCGGATGATGGTGGCGTTCAGGACCATCAGGCCGTGGAGGGCCTCCTCGTAGTCGTGGATGTTGCCCTCGCAGTGTAAGGGCAGCTCTTCGGGCTTGACGATGTGCTCCTGCATTAGATGAACCTCCTGAGCATGGAGCAGACCTCGAGGTCGACGTAAAGGCGCCGGGAAAGGTAAATATCCTGGTGCTCTATCGCGTTCGACGGGCATATCTCGTGGCAGGAGAGGCACATCATGCAGTCGTCCGGGTTAGCCACCGTTGATCTCCCGCTCTTCAGCTCATAGACATGCATCGGGCAGTCGTGGACACAGAGGCCGCAGCCGATGCAGACTTCGCTATCGATCACGATTTTTACCATTGGGGGACACTTCCTGTTGCTAGCTATACAATAATAATAGTTGTCTGGATAAGAATGAGTTCAGGATGCGAAAGGATATAAAGCTATCCTATTACGGGTTAAAATATTTCTCTCAACGAGCGCTTATCCGTAAATTATTTACGATTATATATAGTAGACTTTTATTCATTATGCGCTTAGTATATAATTTTGTTCGACTGGGGAGCAAGCAAGTTTACCGCGGAATTGGGTCGTCTCAGGCCATTACCCCTACATAATTTCACTGTACGGTAATTTCTTCGGCATGTATAATAGATCTTTTTTATAATTAAAAATCGCTTCCTGTCGAGAACAAAGTTAATAAGACATGTCAGAATTACCTAATTTGCGTCAGGCCCGAGTGACAGGGTGTGGCACGTATTCGTTTAAACCGCGTTCATCGCGGTAAAAACGGGCGATTTCTTCGTCCGGGCTTTATTAAAAACGCAAGTTTGTACCGAAAAAAGGTGAGCCAATGGAAAACGATCACATGCTGAAGATGCAGGCCATAAACGAATATCTGAGCGATACGCGGCAGCGCTTCTGGACGATCAACCAGGACTATTTCGATAACAGCATCCCCGACATCATGCTGCGCATCAGCGACCGCCTGTACAGCCGTATCGGGTACGCCCACAGCAACCCGCTCGGCATCGTCCTCTCCTATCGGTATCTGCAGAAATACGGGTGGGACGTGATGGACGACGTCTTCAAGCACGAGATCGCTCACGTTTACGCTTATCATTTCCACGGCGAGCGCGGCCACCGCGGCTGTAACTTCCTGGACGCGTGCAGCCGCATGGGCGTGTCGCCCAGCGCGAGGACCAACGAGCTCTTCGTCGAGCGGGAAAAATGGTATTACCGCTGCCGGAAGTGCGGCGATTCGATCTTTACCTACAGGCCCCTGACGAAAGTGGAGTACTGCGAATGCTGTGCGCCGTCCGACGAGAGCATGCTCATCAAGGTCACGAAAGATCAGCTTAGCATCCCGCTGAACGAGTTCAGGGCCCGCATAAGGCCGAAGATCTCGGTCTACCAGTGCTCGAAGTGCGGACGCGAGGTCAGGCGCTACAAGCGGTGGTCCGATAAGCATTCCTGCGCTCTCTGCCATCCCGGCGTGTTCGACGAGACGTGCCTCATGACGCTGGTCCGCGGCTAAAGTAAAACACTCATTTTATATCATTACGCATTCTGGCCTGCCCGGGGTTTCTTCAGCAGCACGATGTAGACGATCGTGACATAGCTGATCAGGACGAGCCCCAGCGCCAGTAACAGGCTTCCGTTTAAAGATGCTTTTTGTGACGGGTCCAGGAGAGTCATTAGCCACCAGATAGCCGTGACCAGTATCGCTAAGGCGGCAGCTGCGACGCTGACGAGCCTCTGTATCCAGAGGGAGATCGCGTAGAACATCGATATGCCGCCGGAGACCGCCTGTACAGTCTTCTGCTGTTCGGACGTCATGCCGCCGTCGGGGCTCACGACCAGCGGATCATCGATACGCATGTCATTCCAGCCAGGATTCCCTGATGCCCTGTGCCGCCCTTTCCAGCCCCATATGACGAGCAGAAGCCCCAGGTCCATAAAGGCCGTCGGTATGAGCATGAAGATGATGACCCCCACCCAATCCGTTATGGTGAGTGACGCCATGGCGTCCGGATCGGCGGAGAGGAACATCGTCAGGAAGATCGTGCCTATACAGAAGAAAAAGATACCGAGAAATATCTGCGATAACCAATCGTTGATCTGAATGCCCCGCCGGCTCATAGTATTAAAATTGACCTGTGATATAAATAAGCTTCTAAGTTAAAAGTGTAAGCAGGATAAGCGCCCTTACATATGCCGCGATTTTCAGCAGATACGCACATCTACATAATTTCCCTTCCACTTATCATGGACTTCGGGGGTTTCGTGGAGAAGTACGGCGAGGCGACGACCAGGGTGGCCTTGAGGCTGGCCGTGGGGCGCATCCGCGGAATAATAAAAGAAAAAGTCGGCCGCGCTGCAGCCACGAACGGCATATGTTTCCTTTCTATAGAAGAGCTGAGATGCGACGTCGCAAGCGTGGCCAGCGTGCTTAGCGAGTTCCCGTTCAGCCCCGAGGAAAAGGACGCGCTGCTGGCCAAGGCGTGGGAGATCGTTACGCCCTAGGCTCGCAAAGTCTTAGCGAAGTCGCGGGCCTGCTCGATCATCGCCCTGTTCGGGAGGCCTTTGTTGATGCCGCCGATGTACTTGAACAGGCCGGCAGTGTCCCAGCCTTTGCAGATGAACTCGCCGGCGTTCCGGTAGCCCTTTTTGGAGATTATGAGGTTCAGGTGCCGGTGCTGGTTGATGTCGCCCTTGCCGGCCGTGGAGAAGATGAAAACGCTCTTATCCTGCTCCTCGTCCGGTTCCGGCAGCTTTTCCGCCAGCTCGAGAATGCTTTTATGGTGCTTGCCTTTATAGATGCCGGAGCCCAGGCCGATGAGGTCGTATTCGCCCGCCTTGCCGGCGTCGAACTCCTCCGGGCTCACCACGGGCGCGTCCAGTACCTCCGCCATCGCCTTCGCCACCTTCATGGTATTCCCGTGGGACTCTGAAACGCATACGATGATCGTTTTCATGATAAGCTCATTAATTACGCGCTTATGTATTAATTGTTCGCATCTTTTTTTCAGGCCGACAAAACTATTTAAGATGGCGTTACGTCAGGAGGAATGATGAAGAAGGTCATCCGGGATTTCGAGTGCGCCATGTGCGGCGGATGCTGTGCCAGCCAGGACCTGGTGCAGCTTACGACTTACGAGCTGTACAGGCTCTCAAGGTCCCTTCAAATGGAGCCCGCGGAGTTCTTCGATAAGTACTGCGTCGTGACGGCGACGAGCCTGAACCCGATGCCTCACCTGTACATTAAGACGGTAAATGGCGCATGCCCGTTCCTTAAGGACAATAAGTGCAGCGTCCACGAGTCAAGGCCTTACGCGTGCCAGGCGTACCCGATGCGCGTCTACTGGGTTTTGACCAGGGACATGAAGGATTTTGTGCGCGCTCATTACAAGCTTGAAGACTCCTGCAGCCTGTTCAAGCTGGACGATAACGACGTGCTCCTGGGCGACTTCGAGCTGCTGTCACGGCAGACGATCGCCTACTGGGTCGACGACGCCTACTTCAGCATGGCGGGCGGGACGGTCGACCTCTCCGTGCCAT encodes:
- a CDS encoding phosphotransferase is translated as MLKRSKGLAYTLLYNRFMVWLIVLLVGAGYVILRAVDGIFYLNFRRLMSGVVHDASRDSLTVVRKAQVSHLFRRKYKLKKIRMELAGGSYWMSIPVIVTGIGRDKNERKYMGKIIDDASVLKHRYMTLMRNLGAMASGAGLTFDEHADAKDMVEYERDSLMRLKDQGVAVPEVFGVHRLNDGDYMLVMEFVEGKPLSKVELSEGIVEQVFATLKTMHEKGVFHGDVKLDNFLFDGRCLVVVDCLKIQEADMQKAQDFDLICAICALAQKVPVPKVVELALKYHSGEELRRSCGLIGIALNKVDLDLPEDKVDAIVDMLGPEDLAPLPEAAS
- the minD gene encoding cell division ATPase MinD; amino-acid sequence: MTKVFTIASGKGGTGKTMTTANLGTALALLGKRTIILDADIGMANLGLVLGLEKSKITLHEVLAGKADIQQAIYELPTGLRVVPSGISLQGFQNADPDRLQFVMSKLVMDADYVLIDAPAGISKDGVIPLAIADEVLLVVNPELSSLADSVKIKVLTEMVGGAVGGVVLNRASSEKTMLTSQKIGQIMGAEVLEVIPEDASVRRAAAFKTPVVVMYPDSPAAKGFKRLAARIAGTKVATVETAEGKKETFIDRLARSLFGGV
- a CDS encoding roadblock/LC7 domain-containing protein, whose amino-acid sequence is MKIPDGKLIAETVKPVPEALKEYGHDFRGCISIRQGENGMASEGFIIVDDGNVLASAFATMGIVLYQMNALDRMMALKAPELKVFAYGEGEKAQVFAGYPDSIIGGMSNAPEANTWEAEAPAAPEPRKIPYDVLLATVIQLPGVIAAALVVDGLPIYQQGQQVDFEHIAVATEDMVRSGARIAGELQLGSADQIILETPSNKVVIAPLNDMFLCVLTSADANLGLVRLSIRNAQNNMREQ
- a CDS encoding roadblock/LC7 domain-containing protein, with amino-acid sequence MLKRILGDLAKVEGVNAAAIVGRDGFIIEHVANIQVDMDALGAMASTSVGTSEAMGIELGKGNFEQVLVELEKGPIMLSVVSQNEILAIVAEHGANIGRIRYEVKKNKDRIAAAL
- a CDS encoding Ni/Fe hydrogenase subunit alpha, which produces MKKLTIHPLSRIEGHASVTINLDDKGEVADAHFHATELRGFEKFLEGAAVEEAPRITPRICGICPTVHHLASAKAVDEIFGAQVPETALKLRRLLDMGQFIHSHALHLFLLALPDYILGPDYNPALRNVVGLVQANPELAKMAIEGRKIGQRITEETGGKPIHPVSAVPGGMSFALANEKRAELEAMAKRSVEIARISWPVVMKMMDKYADLVNSVGLVQSDFVGLTRNGKLEFYDGNVRAIDSGGVQLADFPGKDYLSYIEETAEPYSYMKFTKLKKGNGFYRVGPLARVNIVDSIGTPEADKMLAEFRAKYGRVPQQSLLYHAARTIEYMAASETALSLLQDSAITDKNVRTAVTGVKNTRGIGVVEATRGTLIHDYTVNDKGFITKANLIVATGHNNRAIDRAVLQSSQKLIHGDNVSEGTLNRIEMVVRAYDPCVSCATHAIGRMPVQLTVVDSEGNVIREVTKC
- a CDS encoding NADH ubiquinone oxidoreductase, which translates into the protein MLKLATEPLASCAGCHVSILDLHEDILQLLGKAELVYSPILMDVKEPPDGIDIAIIGGAIRNKENMERVKKLRQKAKTVIAYGTCACFGGVSGLSIIHSRDEILSSVYTDSVSTTSKTIPKDDIPELLYRGYAVGDVIKVDYYITGCPPKETFLRKILLPLVEGHVPELPKKSVCAECDRNMELVKNWKLKRRYEGIPEEGKCLLGQGYLCMGSVTFGRCGALCTHHGIPCHGCSGPSLDVLREPCRDLYNILVMRIQHLTELPQAEIEKELYDVPHTIYPFVMGSKIMENKSVSKIPDIIKERHL
- a CDS encoding 4Fe-4S dicluster domain-containing protein, with protein sequence MVKIVIDSEVCIGCGLCVHDCPMHVYELKSGRSTVANPDDCMMCLSCHEICPSNAIEHQDIYLSRRLYVDLEVCSMLRRFI
- a CDS encoding SprT-like domain-containing protein; amino-acid sequence: MENDHMLKMQAINEYLSDTRQRFWTINQDYFDNSIPDIMLRISDRLYSRIGYAHSNPLGIVLSYRYLQKYGWDVMDDVFKHEIAHVYAYHFHGERGHRGCNFLDACSRMGVSPSARTNELFVEREKWYYRCRKCGDSIFTYRPLTKVEYCECCAPSDESMLIKVTKDQLSIPLNEFRARIRPKISVYQCSKCGREVRRYKRWSDKHSCALCHPGVFDETCLMTLVRG
- a CDS encoding flavodoxin family protein, whose product is MKTIIVCVSESHGNTMKVAKAMAEVLDAPVVSPEEFDAGKAGEYDLIGLGSGIYKGKHHKSILELAEKLPEPDEEQDKSVFIFSTAGKGDINQHRHLNLIISKKGYRNAGEFICKGWDTAGLFKYIGGINKGLPNRAMIEQARDFAKTLRA